The sequence atagatagacatgtatgtttagatatgtatgtttagatatgtatatattatatatatatatatatgtatatatatatatatatagatagatagacatgtatgttTAGATCTGTatgtttagatatgtatgtatatatatatatatatattatatataaataatgataaatatcaaagtgagttatatacagtagcggtaacacatcgtgacgcatatttgccatttcaatatggctacccctaagggtggatgctactgtagtttttagccccaggaggacacactcctccagctggccatagacacactttctgtgccctatatatatatatatatattatatatatatatatacactcagacacacacacactgacacatgcacaaacacatacacacacataatggcatatacacagagacatgcacacacacacacacacacacacacaactaattaTAGAGTAGGTCAAATTTGTTCATTGTTACCATTAATAATCGACCACTTCGTTTAAATATTTCCCCGTTCATCTATCTTGCAGATAAAACCTCCAATGCCACCACGGATGACGGCCCTAGCAACCTCTTTAACCCTTACAACCCATCCCAACAATATCCGGGTGCCGGCTACTACCCGGGTGCCGGGCAACACCCGGGTGCTGGACCCTCTCCGGATTCCAGTTTCCCTATCCTCAACAAAacccacacacccaccacacGACAACCACCACCCACTCTCACAATGCTCCCCATCATAGTGTCCAAGGTTCCTCCCAGCCTCAATTTCCGTTTCCTTTGCCCCCGCATAGCCACCACAGCTACCCAAATCACTTCGCCACCTACCAACCAGGCTCAAGTAACCAAGGTAACCATGGCTCCCAAGGGCACACTTCACCTTTCCCATTCCCTTTCCCTTTCCCcttccaaaaacaacaacaacagcagccacatTTCCCACCCACCCACAACCAATACCCTTATTACTCCCAATACCCCCACTACCCACACTATCCCCAATACTATTATCCCCATTATCCCTATTATCACCACTACCCATACTACCCCTACTATCATCACTACCCTTATAACCAGCACTACTAAACAAACCCTCACCCTCAAAACCCCTTTTTTCCTCCCCCATCCCACCCCTCTACTGACCTCCTAGTAAACACCCCCTACGCTACCCAACACCACCTTCTcccttctgtctcttttttttttttttagctcctCTCCATTCTAGACCTCCGGGGGGGGGGCCTCGGCCCCTCGCCCCCTCCTAAGCAGATCCTTGCCACTTCTCCTGTGCCAGGATCACTCCTGCCTCCATCATGCCACTGCCTCTACCATCATGgcagccagcagcagcagcagcagcagcagcagcagtagtagtagacatTCGTACCGCTCCCTTTATTTTCTGACcttcctccaccccaccccctccACCTACCACCCAAACCAATCTTTATTACCTAAACCACCCGACCCCTGACCCCTGACCTCTGTGCCCTCTACCCTATTGACCTCTTCCTTAAACCAAACTTACCAAGTAGACCAATATGATGCAATTCCACCATGTAGACTAACAGAACTATGAACCTTGTACTTAGTTCGTGTTACCATTACTTTCGTCCCATCTTACCAGTAAGTATTagtattgttgtaattgttgttgttgtaattgttgttgttactattgacTAAGAGAGCAGAGTGACGGTGGGGTACAAATACAcaaaggtctctgaataaaggttgtttaacccttttagtgttcgcattattctgctaaaattcttcatccacattgttttgaaataatcctgcattaatcttgtagctatgagattttgatgaggtagctgttaatttttaaaacgatattgtagggttggtgtgagagaccagatctggtcagtttgatcataaaacaggcagaatatttttggccggatatggccggtttcaatgctaaagggttaaggatgttgaacgaaccccTCATGTTACTAAAGGTGAATTATtcgaaaccccaaagaatccctctcaacacacggctatgatgctcccccactacttctgctcctgatcagaggtgcacatatcgtcaaccactaagggacatggtaaactggttacggtcaaacaactgacaaacaaatctgtggtattgagcagaatatttgctgtagcccatcttttataccaagacaaaacaatgtacatgataacacttccaatcagttaagatcagtagccatgagagccactgcctggtactgcatcagggcattagcaaatctgtggtatcgagcaaaatatttgctgtagcccatcttttataccaagacaaaacaatgtacatgataacacttccaatcagttaagatcagaagccatgagagccactgcctggtactgcatcaaggcatgaATCcgtgaataaaggttgtttaaggatgttgaacaaaccacccatgtttccaaaggtgaattatccaaatccccaaagaatccctctcaacacatggctatgatgctcccccactacttctgctcatgatcagagatgcacatatcatcagccactaagggacatgctcaattggttatggtcaaacaactggcaagcaaatctgtggtattgagcagaatatttgctgtagcccatcttttataccaagacaaaacaatgtacatgataacacttccaatcagttaagatcagaagccatgagagccactgcctggtactgcatcagggcatggatccatgaataaaagttgtttaaggatgttgaacaaaccacccatgtttccaaaggtgaattatccaaatccccaaagaatccctctcaacacatggttatgatgctcccccactacttctgctcatgatcagagatgcacatatcatcagccactaagggacatgctcaactggttaaggtcaaacaactggcaagcaaatctgtggtattgagcagaatatttgctgtagcccatcttttataccaagacaaaacaatgtacatgataacacttccaatcagttaagatcagaagccatgagaaccactgcctggtactgcatcagggaaattattattattattatcattatcattattattattattattattattattattattattattattattatcattatcattattattattattattattattattattattatattattattattattattattaaggtggtga is a genomic window of Octopus sinensis unplaced genomic scaffold, ASM634580v1 Contig02419, whole genome shotgun sequence containing:
- the LOC115227255 gene encoding mucin-3B-like, giving the protein MYTYLLLLALVTIFGGQAARGEATNKTSNATTDDGPSNLFNPYNPSQQYPGAGYYPGAGQHPGAGPSPDSSFPILNKTHTPTTRQPPPTLTMLPIIVSKVPPSLNFRFLCPRIATTATQITSPPTNQAQVTKVTMAPKGTLHLSHSLSLSPSKNNNNSSHISHPPTTNTLITPNTPTTHTIPNTIIPIIPIITTTHTTPTIITTLITSTTKQTLTLKTPFFLPHPTPLLTS